The following nucleotide sequence is from Streptomyces brevispora.
GACCTCGAGGAGTTGCCTGCGGTCGTACCAGCCGCGGAGCTTGGGTCCGACGATCGCGGCGTGCGGGTCGTTGTCGACGACGCGGAGCATCTCGGCGAGTGCGTCGGGCTCGGGCGCGCAGTCGTCGTGGAGCAGCCAGAGCCACTGCACCGGTTCGCCGTGCGGCAGGTCGGGCAGGTCGTAGGCGTCGTCGCGCCAGGACCTGGTGACCGGGTCCCAGCCGCTGGGGCGCTTCAGGTACGGCAGGTCGTCGGGGGTGAGGACACCGGCGGTGCCGGTCGCCTCGTCGACGGCGGTGCCGAAGCTCGTACGTCGCGCGAGGTGCAGGACGCGGTCGGCGCCGAGCGCCTCGGTGACCAGCCGCGCGGAGTCGTCGGCGCTGCCGGTGTCGGCGGCGACGACGCTCTGCACGGGGCGTTCCTGCCCGAGCAGCCCGGCGAGTGCGTCGGGCAGCCAGCGTGCGCCGTCGTGGGAGACGAGCACGGCGGTGACGACATGCCGGGGGAACTCTGGGGCGGCGGCGGCCGCGTACGGCGCCGTCGAATGGCTGTGCACGGACATCGAGGTACGGGCCCTCCGGCCGGGTCCGGGGGAATGTACCCCCGGTGGCTGCATCGGTGTACACGCGCGCCCTGTCGGGTCGTTGGCGCGTCTCGGACGGGGCCCCACACTAACGGTACGGGTAACCGGGGTGGCGCGGACCGGTTGAACGAGGGCGCCCGCACAGCGGCCGAGGGCTGCGGGCCGGGCCCGTCGGAGCCGTGGCCCGGGGCGGCGGCGGCCGTGCGCGGACTGCGCACACGGCGGGTACCGCGGGTACGGCGGACACGGCAATGGCCCGCCGCCTGCGGGCAGGGTGCAGGCGGCGGGCCATGTGCGGCCGGGGCCCGGGGGCGGTCCGCTCCTCGGGGCCGGCGTCTTCCGGCCGGGCTCGGCGGGCCAGGACTTCCGGCCGGGCTCGCCTGGCCGGAGACTTCCCGGTCGGACTCGCCGGGCTCAGCTCCTCGGGCCCGGTGTCCCGGCTGCGGTGCGTCAGATCGCGGCCTTCTTCAGGCGCCGCCGCTCGCGCTCGGAAAGACCGCCCCAGATGCCGAATCGCTCGTCTTTGGAGAGGGCGTACTCAAGGCATTCGGACCGGACTTCACAGGCGAGACAGACCTTCTTCGCCTCGCGGGTCGATCCGCCCTTCTCCGGGAAGAAGGACTCGGGATCGGTCTGGGCGCACAGTGCGCGCTCCTGCCAGCCGAGTTCCTCATCCGCGTCCTCGACCAGCAGTTGCTGGAACAGCTCGGTCATGTGCGCCCCTCGTCTGTCTCTTGCGTCCCCGTGATGCGGCCGTTACCGAATCGGCCGAACGACACGAGTGAAATTACAAGTGTGTAGCTTCGCGCCAGTCAAGCGCAGATCTGCTATTGGGCCCGGCATTCACTCTGCGGCACCAAGCGTATGCGGAAAGTGTTCAAATCACCAGAGACCTGACATATGCCATAGGCCCTGTCACGGGTACACCCGTCACGGAGGTGAACTCCCGAGGGGGTGGACGCGTTGCGATTCGGTCACCGAAGCGACCAAGATCACAGTCGGGTCACGGGGCCGCGACCGCGTTTGCGGGTGCGCTTGGTGCGCCACATCTCCACCCCGAACACGGCACAAACCTTTACCCCTCCGGAACAACCGGATGAGGGGAAACAATAACCCTAAATCGGGCATTGGGTTGACAGTCGTGGTTTCTCCGGTTCTCCTTGATGGCATGCCAGTGACCTCAGCGATGCGCGTCACCCACGTCCGTGGGTTCCGTAGCGCTGTTCAGGCTCGCTGTTGCTGTTCCAGCTGTCTCAGCTGTTGAAGCCCTCGCGCTCCAGCCCGACACAGCTCGTCCCGGACCCCCGGACCCTCCCCCTGTGGCCTTCGCGGCCCGTGGTCACCCGGTCCCCACGGGCCTCGCGACGCCCCTGCATCCCCACTGCATCTGCACTCCTGCCGAGGAAGCACCGCACCCATGAACAGCGACAGTGACCTCCAGATCGCCGGCGACCTCCTTGAGGTCCAGCACCTCCTGCGCCCCGCCCGTGAGCACCCCGCCACGGTGGCGGAGTTCGTCGGGCTCGCCCGTTCCATCGCCGGCGACCGCTCCCGGTGGGCCCCGCTGGTCCAGTACGACGCCACCACCCGCTGGTATCACCGGCTGCTCAGCGTTCCGCCGACTCCCGGCTCCGCCCGGGCCGGGGAGACCCCGCTCGGCTATGACGTCTGGCTGCTCAGCTGGATCCCGGGCCAGGGCAGCGGGCTGCACGACCACGGTCTGTCCTCCGGCGTACTGACCGTGCTGGACGGCGAACTGACGGAGCGTACGGATCGCGGGAAGCGGACGCTGGGCCCCGGCGCCCAGCGCGTCTTCGCCCCCGGCTACGTCCACGAGGTGGTCAACGACTCCCTCGAACCGGCCGTCAGTCTGCACATCTACTACCCGGGCCTGACCGACATGCCGATGCACTCCGCCCAGTGCGCCCCGGCCGAAGCCACCGTCTGACGGCCCGCCGCCGAGTACCGGGCTTCGCCTGACAAACTGTCCGCATGCGCATTGTGGTTCTGGCCGGCGGTATCGGTGGTGCTCGTTTCCTGCGTGGCCTCAAGGAGGCCTCGCCCGACGCGGACATCACGGTGATCGGCAACACCGGTGACGACATCCATCTGTTCGGGCTCAAGGTCTGCCCCGACCTCGACACCGTGATGTACACCCTCGGCGGTGGTATCAACGAGGACCAGGGCTGGGGCCGTACCGACGAGAGCTTCCACGTCAAGGAGGAACTCGCGGCCTACGGCGTGGGACCCGAGTGGTTCGGTCTCGGCGACCGTGACTTCGCGACCCATATCGTCCGGACGCAGATGCTCGGCGCGGGCTATCCGCTGAGCGCCGTCACGGAGGCGCTCTGTGCGCGCTGG
It contains:
- a CDS encoding WhiB family transcriptional regulator, which gives rise to MTELFQQLLVEDADEELGWQERALCAQTDPESFFPEKGGSTREAKKVCLACEVRSECLEYALSKDERFGIWGGLSERERRRLKKAAI
- a CDS encoding cysteine dioxygenase, which encodes MNSDSDLQIAGDLLEVQHLLRPAREHPATVAEFVGLARSIAGDRSRWAPLVQYDATTRWYHRLLSVPPTPGSARAGETPLGYDVWLLSWIPGQGSGLHDHGLSSGVLTVLDGELTERTDRGKRTLGPGAQRVFAPGYVHEVVNDSLEPAVSLHIYYPGLTDMPMHSAQCAPAEATV